A genomic region of Vitreimonas flagellata contains the following coding sequences:
- the fabZ gene encoding 3-hydroxyacyl-ACP dehydratase FabZ, with amino-acid sequence MSEQQTTSGESIEIAEVLQRLPHRYPFLLIDRATDYIANTSIRGIKNVTINEPFFPGHFPGAPVMPGVLQIEALAQTGALLMSKTLEADISKHLILFMSVESARFKRPVMPGDVMEMPVEVLFQRRNIFKFRGRVEVRGELATECEFAAMKADRPA; translated from the coding sequence TTGAGCGAGCAACAAACGACCTCGGGCGAAAGCATCGAAATCGCGGAAGTGCTGCAACGTCTGCCGCACCGCTATCCGTTCCTGCTGATCGACCGCGCCACCGACTACATCGCGAACACGAGCATTCGCGGCATCAAGAACGTCACCATTAACGAGCCGTTCTTTCCGGGGCATTTTCCCGGCGCGCCGGTGATGCCAGGCGTGTTGCAGATCGAGGCCTTGGCGCAGACGGGCGCGCTGCTCATGTCCAAGACGCTTGAGGCGGACATCTCAAAGCACTTGATCCTTTTCATGTCGGTTGAGTCCGCGCGTTTCAAACGGCCGGTGATGCCGGGGGACGTGATGGAGATGCCGGTCGAAGTGCTCTTCCAGCGCCGCAACATTTTCAAATTCCGCGGCCGTGTCGAAGTGCGCGGCGAACTGGCGACTGAATGCGAATTCGCGGCGATGAAAGCGGACCGTCCAGCATGA
- a CDS encoding OmpH family outer membrane protein: MRLLSIVSAAAIAVAALAATPDAFAQRGRNNQSTTAVAINYQRVLAESALGRDIQAKLGQVRQQIGAEAQTLQPEGQAIEQEAQRLQGTLRNRSAEQIRNDPAAQALAQRQQQFQARAAGLQGDMECTQLLTLREFDRVVTPVVRSVMESRGAGIVLDANSAQLVLPEYDITTAVIQALDQNQATRSANVTRHPVAQCTQQAPAQTPPAQ, translated from the coding sequence ATGCGTTTGTTGAGCATTGTTTCTGCGGCCGCTATTGCGGTGGCCGCCCTCGCCGCCACGCCTGACGCATTCGCGCAGCGCGGTCGCAACAACCAGTCCACGACGGCGGTTGCCATCAATTACCAGCGCGTTCTGGCGGAATCAGCCCTTGGCCGCGACATCCAAGCTAAATTGGGTCAAGTGCGCCAACAGATCGGCGCGGAAGCGCAAACTCTGCAGCCGGAGGGCCAAGCCATCGAGCAAGAAGCGCAACGCCTTCAGGGGACCCTGCGCAATCGCTCGGCTGAGCAAATCCGTAATGACCCGGCAGCCCAAGCGCTCGCGCAGCGTCAGCAGCAATTCCAGGCGCGCGCGGCTGGCCTGCAGGGCGATATGGAATGCACGCAGCTGCTGACACTCCGCGAATTCGACCGCGTGGTGACGCCGGTCGTGCGCAGCGTCATGGAATCCCGCGGCGCCGGCATCGTTCTAGACGCCAACAGCGCCCAATTGGTGCTGCCCGAATACGATATCACCACCGCAGTCATTCAGGCGTTGGACCAAAACCAAGCCACCCGGTCCGCGAACGTGACGCGCCACCCGGTTGCGCAATGCACGCAGCAAGCCCCGGCGCAAACGCCGCCGGCGCAATAA
- the lpxD gene encoding UDP-3-O-(3-hydroxymyristoyl)glucosamine N-acyltransferase has protein sequence MIDPRFYEALGPVTVRALSPSGDIGGNAEHKLLSAAPADRAGPDDLCYYEGKKAAVLASAPGACIISPAQAHLAPKAAALIFSERPRSLFSRLVAGLVRARTFAANAPAIDPSAKLEDGVRLGPGVVIGAGVQIGTGAEIGPNSVIGPGVTIGRRTRIGARVSVGFSLIGDDVNILAGAVIGEQGFGVAGDASGPIDVPHLGRVIVQDRVTIGANSTIDRAVFDDTIIGEGAKIDNLCHVAHNCVIGRGVLIAAFGGISGSTTIGDNSTLGGRVGVADHRVIGAGATLAGGAAVFQDVPAGEVWSGYPAKPLRKWLREAAWLSRRVSEGK, from the coding sequence ATGATCGATCCCCGCTTTTACGAGGCGCTCGGACCGGTGACGGTCCGGGCGCTTTCGCCTTCTGGCGACATCGGCGGCAATGCCGAACACAAGCTTCTGAGCGCCGCACCCGCCGATCGCGCTGGCCCAGATGACCTTTGCTATTACGAGGGCAAGAAGGCCGCCGTGCTCGCGAGCGCGCCTGGCGCCTGCATCATTTCGCCAGCCCAAGCGCACCTCGCGCCGAAGGCGGCAGCGCTCATCTTCTCGGAGCGCCCGCGCTCATTGTTTTCACGTCTCGTCGCCGGTCTCGTGCGTGCACGGACATTTGCCGCAAACGCGCCAGCGATTGATCCGAGCGCGAAGCTGGAAGACGGCGTCCGCTTAGGACCCGGCGTCGTGATTGGCGCCGGCGTGCAGATTGGAACAGGGGCGGAGATCGGACCCAATAGCGTGATTGGCCCAGGCGTCACCATCGGCCGCCGCACGCGCATCGGCGCGCGCGTATCGGTCGGCTTCTCTTTGATCGGCGATGACGTGAACATCCTCGCCGGCGCTGTGATTGGAGAGCAGGGTTTTGGTGTTGCGGGCGACGCCTCCGGCCCCATCGACGTGCCGCACCTGGGCCGCGTCATTGTTCAGGACCGCGTCACCATCGGCGCAAACTCCACCATCGATCGTGCTGTCTTTGACGACACCATCATTGGCGAAGGCGCCAAGATCGATAATCTCTGCCACGTGGCCCATAATTGCGTCATCGGTCGTGGGGTGCTGATTGCTGCCTTCGGCGGCATTTCGGGCTCCACCACGATCGGTGACAATTCCACGCTCGGCGGTCGCGTCGGCGTCGCCGACCATCGTGTCATAGGCGCAGGCGCCACCCTTGCCGGGGGCGCGGCCGTGTTCCAAGACGTGCCCGCAGGCGAGGTCTGGAGCGGCTATCCAGCCAAGCCGTTGCGTAAATGGCTGCGTGAAGCAGCGTGGCTGAGCCGCCGCGTATCAGAGGGCAAGTAA
- the trpC gene encoding indole-3-glycerol phosphate synthase TrpC: MSVLDRIIAYKRDEVAARRKARASDDINAAIRKQTQPRGFGKALRERTDGKALIAEIKKASPSKGLIREDFDPPALAKAYEAGGAVCLSVLTDAPSFQGHEDFLVAARAACALPVLRKDFMVDEWQIAESRAIGADAILIIMAAVDNALASDLQDAAHAYGMDALVEVHDEAELERALWLGAKLIGVNNRSLATFETDLGITERLAKQMPKDALLVAESGIFTPEDVARLQGAGARAFLVGESLMRQADVTAATRALLQA, from the coding sequence GTGAGCGTTTTGGATCGGATCATTGCTTATAAGCGCGACGAAGTTGCAGCGCGTAGGAAAGCGCGCGCATCGGACGATATCAACGCAGCCATCCGCAAACAGACGCAACCGCGCGGCTTCGGCAAGGCGCTACGTGAACGTACTGACGGCAAAGCGCTGATTGCCGAGATCAAGAAAGCGAGCCCGTCGAAGGGGCTTATTCGCGAGGATTTCGATCCGCCTGCGCTTGCGAAAGCGTACGAAGCCGGCGGCGCGGTGTGCCTATCGGTGCTGACCGATGCGCCGAGTTTTCAAGGCCACGAAGATTTTCTTGTCGCTGCGCGCGCGGCATGTGCGCTGCCGGTGCTGCGCAAAGACTTCATGGTCGATGAATGGCAGATCGCGGAAAGCCGCGCGATCGGCGCCGACGCCATCCTGATCATCATGGCGGCAGTCGACAATGCGCTCGCCTCCGATCTGCAGGATGCCGCGCATGCTTATGGCATGGATGCGCTGGTCGAAGTGCACGACGAAGCCGAGCTGGAGCGCGCGCTTTGGCTGGGCGCGAAGCTGATTGGCGTGAACAATCGCTCGCTGGCGACCTTCGAAACCGATCTCGGCATTACGGAGCGGCTAGCGAAGCAGATGCCAAAGGACGCCCTGCTCGTGGCAGAGTCCGGGATCTTCACGCCCGAGGATGTCGCGCGCCTGCAAGGCGCTGGCGCGCGGGCGTTCTTGGTCGGCGAAAGTCTGATGCGCCAAGCCGACGTCACCGCCGCTACGCGCGCCCTGCTTCAGGCTTAA
- the gltX gene encoding glutamate--tRNA ligase yields MSVVTRFAPSPTGYLHIGGARTALFNWLFARRMGGKYLLRIEDTDRARSTDAAIAAILDGLDWLDLEHDGEITYQFARAPRHREVVEEMIQRGTAFRCYATPEEVEVLRNAAHAEGRAIRSPYRDGKAPPSPDAPFVVRLRAPDEGEVLNADLIQGDVRIKARDIDDLVLLRADGNPTYMLSVVVDDHDMGVTHVIRGDDHLTNAARQIPIFQAMGWTPPLFAHLPLIHGEDGKKLSKRHGAQAVHEWRDMGYLPEAMNAYLMRLGWSPGHDDILTKEEAVAQFEIGQIGKAPSRLDFKKLDSVNAHFMTLADDARLAYLLVDTIETRDGAPLSSSARDALARAVPVLKKRAKTLPDLADQSAFLLANRPLTLDEKAKSLMKDDFKERLRRLHTKLAAEPVWDNAALGSALKAFATDEGVGLGQIGPGLRAALTGGSPSPDLGQTLELLGREEALARIADQV; encoded by the coding sequence ATGAGCGTCGTCACACGCTTCGCCCCCTCCCCCACAGGCTACCTCCATATTGGGGGCGCGCGCACGGCGCTTTTTAACTGGCTGTTCGCGCGCCGGATGGGCGGCAAATACCTGCTGCGCATCGAGGACACCGACCGCGCCCGCTCCACGGACGCAGCGATCGCGGCTATTCTGGATGGCCTCGATTGGCTCGACCTAGAGCACGATGGCGAGATCACCTACCAATTCGCCCGCGCGCCGCGGCACCGCGAAGTCGTTGAAGAGATGATCCAACGCGGCACCGCGTTCCGCTGCTATGCGACGCCGGAAGAGGTCGAAGTGCTGCGCAATGCGGCGCACGCCGAAGGCCGCGCGATCCGTTCGCCCTATCGCGATGGCAAAGCGCCGCCTTCGCCGGATGCGCCGTTCGTGGTTCGCCTGCGCGCCCCGGATGAGGGCGAGGTGCTGAATGCCGACCTGATCCAGGGTGACGTGCGTATCAAGGCGCGCGACATCGACGATCTCGTCTTGCTGCGCGCCGATGGCAATCCCACTTATATGCTGTCGGTGGTAGTGGACGACCACGACATGGGCGTGACGCACGTGATCCGCGGCGACGACCACCTGACCAACGCGGCCCGCCAGATTCCAATCTTTCAAGCCATGGGCTGGACGCCGCCGCTGTTTGCGCACCTGCCCTTGATCCACGGCGAAGACGGCAAGAAGCTTTCCAAGCGCCACGGCGCGCAGGCCGTGCATGAGTGGCGCGACATGGGCTATCTGCCCGAAGCGATGAACGCGTACCTCATGCGTCTGGGTTGGAGCCCTGGCCACGATGACATTTTGACGAAAGAGGAAGCGGTCGCGCAGTTCGAGATCGGCCAGATCGGCAAAGCGCCGTCGCGGCTCGATTTCAAGAAGCTCGACTCGGTCAATGCACACTTCATGACGCTGGCCGACGATGCGCGGCTCGCGTACCTGCTGGTCGACACGATCGAGACGCGTGACGGCGCGCCGCTTTCGTCAAGCGCACGCGATGCGTTGGCGCGTGCGGTTCCGGTGCTGAAAAAACGTGCAAAGACTTTGCCGGATTTGGCCGATCAATCAGCCTTTCTGCTGGCCAATCGTCCGCTCACGCTTGACGAGAAGGCTAAATCCTTGATGAAAGACGACTTCAAGGAGCGTTTGCGGCGCCTGCACACTAAGCTCGCGGCTGAGCCCGTCTGGGACAATGCCGCGCTCGGCAGCGCGCTTAAGGCTTTCGCTACCGACGAAGGTGTTGGGTTGGGGCAAATCGGGCCGGGCTTGCGCGCGGCTTTGACGGGCGGCAGCCCATCGCCCGATCTGGGCCAGACATTGGAATTGTTGGGCCGCGAGGAAGCGCTGGCGCGCATCGCGGATCAAGTTTGA
- the lpxB gene encoding lipid-A-disaccharide synthase — MSGKIFLVAAESSGDALGADLARVLKQRDPSLDLAGIGGALMEAEGLKSQVDISGLAVLGFIDGLLAYKRVKIAVEAAVATILVAKPDVVVLIDSWGFTLRVAHGVRAAAPEIKLVKYVGPQVWASRPGRAKTLAAAVDHLICIHDFEVPFYAPYNLPCTVCGHPALGRFKQGDGAAFRARHGIGRDEKLLLVLPGSRPSEIRRIGPTLWRGAEVLKRDHPALRFLVVAASAVRDSVVAQAPASALIVDEAEKEDAFAAADASIAASGTVTTEVALQGTPLVVGYKLGWITWALARAFLFKGKYSTLMNVAADAEVAPELIQTRLTPANIAKAAAPLLDDSAKREAQVHAQNNALDKMGRGGRQAGEIAADAVLGVMRA, encoded by the coding sequence GTGAGCGGCAAGATATTCCTCGTCGCTGCGGAATCATCCGGCGACGCGCTCGGCGCCGATCTCGCGCGTGTGTTGAAGCAGCGCGATCCGTCGCTCGACCTTGCCGGCATCGGCGGCGCATTGATGGAGGCCGAGGGGCTGAAGAGCCAGGTCGATATTTCCGGCCTTGCCGTGCTTGGCTTCATTGATGGTTTGCTCGCCTACAAGCGCGTGAAGATCGCTGTTGAAGCGGCGGTCGCTACAATCCTGGTCGCGAAGCCCGACGTCGTTGTGTTGATCGATTCTTGGGGCTTCACTCTGCGCGTGGCGCATGGCGTGCGTGCCGCCGCGCCCGAGATCAAACTCGTCAAATATGTCGGCCCGCAAGTGTGGGCGAGCAGACCAGGCCGCGCGAAGACACTCGCCGCCGCCGTCGACCACTTGATCTGTATCCACGATTTCGAAGTTCCGTTTTACGCGCCATATAATCTGCCGTGCACTGTGTGTGGCCATCCCGCACTCGGCCGTTTCAAGCAGGGCGACGGCGCTGCCTTCCGCGCTCGACATGGCATCGGGCGCGACGAGAAACTTCTCCTCGTGCTTCCAGGTAGTCGCCCTAGCGAAATCCGTCGCATTGGCCCGACTTTATGGCGTGGCGCTGAAGTACTGAAACGCGATCATCCGGCGCTGCGTTTTCTTGTCGTGGCCGCGAGCGCAGTGCGTGACTCCGTCGTAGCGCAAGCGCCCGCATCGGCTCTGATCGTGGACGAGGCCGAGAAGGAGGATGCATTCGCCGCCGCAGATGCATCGATCGCCGCCTCCGGCACGGTGACCACCGAAGTCGCGCTCCAGGGCACGCCTCTTGTCGTTGGTTACAAGCTAGGCTGGATCACGTGGGCGCTCGCGCGTGCCTTTTTGTTCAAGGGCAAATACTCGACACTCATGAACGTTGCCGCGGATGCAGAGGTCGCGCCCGAACTCATCCAGACCCGGTTGACGCCAGCAAACATCGCCAAAGCGGCGGCGCCGCTTCTCGACGATTCTGCCAAGCGCGAGGCGCAGGTGCACGCGCAAAATAATGCGCTCGACAAAATGGGCCGGGGCGGCCGCCAAGCGGGTGAGATCGCGGCCGACGCTGTGCTCGGCGTGATGCGCGCTTAA
- the lexA gene encoding transcriptional repressor LexA, whose amino-acid sequence MLTAKQKELLLYIHERIKETGVSPSFDEMKEALDLASKSGIHRLITALEERGFLRRLPHRARALEVLKLPDSAATAAPPRGRGTFRPSVVSEDRDSAAGIPILGQIAAGVPIEALQNEIGRVQPPPDLLGNGDHFALEVKGDSMIQAGILDGDVVIIKRTETADSGDIVVALVDAEEATLKRLRKRGNSIALEAANPAYETRIFGPDRVRIQGKLVAMIRRYS is encoded by the coding sequence ATGCTGACAGCGAAACAAAAAGAATTGCTGCTCTACATTCACGAGCGGATCAAAGAGACCGGCGTTTCGCCCTCCTTCGACGAGATGAAGGAGGCGCTCGACCTGGCGTCGAAGTCCGGCATCCACCGTTTGATTACGGCGCTCGAAGAGCGCGGTTTTCTGCGCCGCCTACCCCACCGGGCGCGCGCGCTTGAGGTGCTGAAGCTGCCGGATTCGGCGGCCACCGCCGCCCCGCCGCGTGGACGCGGCACGTTCCGCCCGAGCGTTGTGTCTGAGGATCGCGACAGCGCTGCGGGCATTCCGATCCTTGGCCAGATCGCCGCCGGCGTGCCGATCGAGGCGCTGCAGAACGAGATTGGCCGCGTCCAGCCGCCGCCGGATTTGCTCGGCAATGGCGATCACTTCGCGCTCGAAGTGAAGGGCGATTCCATGATCCAGGCCGGCATCCTTGATGGCGACGTGGTCATCATCAAACGCACCGAAACCGCCGATAGCGGCGACATCGTCGTGGCGTTGGTGGATGCGGAAGAAGCCACGCTGAAGCGCTTGCGTAAGCGCGGCAATTCGATCGCACTTGAAGCGGCGAACCCGGCCTACGAGACGCGTATCTTTGGGCCGGATCGTGTGCGCATCCAGGGCAAACTCGTGGCGATGATCCGCCGCTATTCCTGA
- the lpxA gene encoding acyl-ACP--UDP-N-acetylglucosamine O-acyltransferase encodes MSAKIHPTAVVDSSAEFGADVEVGPGCVIGPNVKLGDRTRLVAHVFIESHTSLGKNNVVFPFAALGGAPQDLSYRGEATRLEIGDNNVIREHATLSRGTARGRSVTSIGNDCLIMGNCHVAHDCDVGNNVIMAQTATIGGHVKVGDFAFLGGLAGVHQHGRIGRYSFVGASALMTTDLIPFGSAIGNHAHLGGLNVVGLKRRGFSREQIHDLRAAYRLLFAEEGTFQERLEDCAELYANNPHVMEIVSFIRVDAARPLCMPRD; translated from the coding sequence ATGAGCGCGAAAATCCATCCCACTGCTGTCGTCGATTCCAGCGCTGAATTCGGCGCAGACGTTGAAGTCGGTCCGGGCTGCGTCATCGGCCCGAACGTAAAGCTCGGCGATCGCACGCGCCTCGTCGCGCATGTCTTCATCGAGAGTCACACCTCGCTCGGTAAAAACAATGTCGTGTTTCCGTTCGCAGCCCTTGGCGGCGCGCCACAAGACTTGTCGTATCGTGGCGAAGCCACGCGGCTTGAGATCGGCGACAACAACGTCATCCGCGAACACGCCACACTCTCACGCGGCACCGCGCGTGGGCGTTCAGTTACGTCCATCGGCAATGATTGCCTGATCATGGGCAATTGCCACGTCGCGCACGATTGCGATGTCGGCAACAACGTGATCATGGCGCAAACGGCGACGATCGGCGGCCACGTCAAAGTCGGCGACTTCGCGTTCCTCGGCGGACTAGCCGGCGTCCACCAGCATGGCCGCATCGGCCGCTATTCCTTCGTAGGCGCCTCGGCGCTGATGACGACGGACCTGATCCCGTTCGGCTCCGCCATTGGCAATCATGCACACCTCGGCGGCCTCAATGTCGTAGGCCTAAAACGCCGTGGCTTTTCGCGCGAGCAAATCCACGATTTGCGCGCCGCCTATCGCTTGCTGTTTGCGGAAGAGGGTACGTTCCAAGAGCGCTTGGAAGATTGCGCCGAGCTCTACGCCAACAATCCGCACGTCATGGAAATCGTGTCGTTCATTCGCGTCGATGCGGCGCGTCCGCTTTGCATGCCGCGAGACTGA
- the gltA gene encoding citrate synthase gives MESKLTKKPTATISVNNKQLELPVYGGSVGPDVIDIRKLYAETNVFTYDPGFTSTASCESQITYIDGDEGTLLYRGYPIDQLADKSTFIESCYLLLHGELPNKTQLDKFTRDITYHTMLHAQFDRFFEGFRRDAHPMAIMVGTVGALAAFYHDSTDINDPKQRLIASHRLIAKMPTIAARAFKYSVGQPFVSPRNELDYASNFLRMCFAVPAEEYKVNPVLARAMDVFFILHADHEQNASTSTVRLAGSSGANPFACISSGIACLWGPAHGGANEAALNMLEEIGTVDKIPEFIAKVKDPNSEVRLMGFGHRVYKNYDPRAKAMQKLCHLVLKEVGAEDNPILKVAMELEKIALSDEYFVKRKLYPNIDFYSGITLRAMGFPTSMFTVLFAVARTVGWIAQWTEMMEDASQKIGRPRQIYTGAPKRDYADVSQRG, from the coding sequence ATGGAAAGCAAGCTGACGAAAAAACCGACCGCCACCATTTCGGTCAATAACAAGCAGCTTGAATTGCCCGTGTATGGAGGATCGGTCGGTCCGGACGTGATCGACATCCGAAAGCTCTACGCCGAAACCAACGTCTTCACCTACGATCCGGGCTTCACCTCCACGGCCTCGTGCGAAAGTCAAATCACGTATATCGATGGCGACGAAGGCACGCTGCTCTATCGCGGCTACCCAATCGATCAGCTCGCCGACAAATCCACCTTCATCGAGAGCTGTTATCTGCTGCTGCACGGCGAACTGCCGAACAAGACCCAGCTCGATAAGTTCACGCGCGACATCACCTATCACACAATGCTGCACGCGCAGTTCGATCGCTTCTTCGAAGGCTTCCGGCGCGACGCGCATCCGATGGCGATCATGGTCGGCACGGTCGGCGCGCTGGCTGCATTCTATCACGACAGCACCGACATCAACGATCCCAAGCAGCGCCTGATTGCGAGCCATCGCCTGATCGCGAAGATGCCGACGATCGCGGCGCGTGCATTCAAATATTCGGTGGGCCAACCGTTCGTCAGCCCACGCAACGAACTCGATTACGCATCGAACTTCCTGCGCATGTGCTTTGCGGTGCCGGCCGAGGAGTACAAGGTCAATCCTGTGCTCGCGCGCGCGATGGACGTGTTCTTCATCCTGCACGCCGACCACGAGCAGAACGCTTCGACCTCGACGGTGCGCCTCGCTGGTTCATCGGGCGCCAATCCGTTTGCGTGCATTTCCTCAGGCATCGCTTGCCTCTGGGGGCCTGCGCACGGCGGCGCCAACGAGGCGGCGCTCAACATGCTCGAAGAAATCGGCACGGTTGATAAGATTCCGGAATTCATCGCCAAGGTGAAAGACCCGAATTCCGAAGTCCGCCTGATGGGCTTCGGCCACCGCGTCTACAAGAATTACGACCCGCGCGCGAAGGCGATGCAGAAGCTCTGCCACCTCGTGCTCAAGGAAGTCGGCGCCGAGGACAATCCAATCCTGAAGGTCGCGATGGAGCTCGAAAAGATCGCCCTGAGCGACGAGTATTTCGTAAAGCGGAAGCTCTACCCGAACATCGATTTCTATTCGGGCATCACGCTACGCGCGATGGGCTTCCCGACCTCCATGTTCACGGTGCTATTCGCTGTCGCTCGCACGGTCGGCTGGATCGCGCAATGGACCGAGATGATGGAAGACGCGAGCCAGAAGATCGGCCGTCCGCGTCAGATCTACACCGGCGCGCCGAAGCGTGATTACGCGGACGTCAGCCAACGCGGCTAA
- a CDS encoding ComEC/Rec2 family competence protein: MRGLALAALIVTLLFPEAVLEPGYQMSFAATMALVALFEMMKRARHEPAPPTPGPLIGALRIERGWPSGVRRVWTPRTPAGDQE; encoded by the coding sequence ATGCGCGGCTTGGCGCTCGCGGCGTTGATCGTAACGCTGCTATTCCCTGAAGCCGTCCTCGAACCCGGCTATCAAATGTCGTTCGCGGCGACGATGGCGTTGGTGGCGTTGTTCGAGATGATGAAACGCGCGCGGCATGAACCGGCGCCGCCGACGCCAGGCCCGCTGATCGGCGCGCTACGTATCGAACGCGGCTGGCCAAGCGGCGTGCGCAGAGTTTGGACGCCGCGCACGCCCGCAGGCGATCAGGAATAG
- a CDS encoding LpxI family protein — MPSWSKLGIIAGGGELPVVLAEHCAATNRPYFVARVTPYADAALDAHPGSSNSLGHMGARMDAMRAAGCDAVVLIGQVPRQDPRNLNLDAGGMAMAPALLAAAPQGDDALLRALLSEHERAGFRVVGADEAMVDLLAQPGAWGAVAPSPQQQKDIARAAKIAAAIGSYDVGQGVVVCDGIVLAVEAQEGTDAMLGRVSELPLTVRGAPEARRGVLVKRPKPIQERRIDLPTMGVRTIEGAAKAGLAGIAVEAGGALVVRRDEVIAAADRAGIFVVGFTPADVGEA; from the coding sequence ATGCCGTCCTGGTCCAAGCTCGGCATTATTGCGGGCGGCGGTGAATTGCCTGTCGTCTTGGCTGAGCATTGTGCAGCCACGAACCGCCCGTATTTCGTCGCGCGCGTCACGCCGTATGCGGACGCGGCGCTCGATGCGCATCCAGGCAGCAGTAACAGCCTCGGCCACATGGGCGCACGCATGGATGCGATGCGCGCTGCCGGCTGCGACGCTGTGGTATTGATCGGCCAAGTGCCGCGCCAAGATCCGCGCAATCTCAATCTCGACGCCGGCGGCATGGCGATGGCGCCGGCTTTGTTGGCAGCCGCGCCGCAAGGAGACGACGCGTTGCTCCGAGCGCTGCTCTCTGAGCATGAGCGCGCCGGGTTCCGCGTTGTCGGCGCCGATGAAGCCATGGTCGATTTGTTGGCGCAGCCTGGCGCCTGGGGCGCTGTGGCGCCATCACCCCAACAGCAGAAAGACATCGCCCGTGCTGCGAAGATCGCGGCCGCGATTGGCTCATATGATGTGGGTCAAGGTGTGGTCGTGTGCGACGGCATAGTTCTCGCTGTCGAAGCACAAGAGGGAACGGACGCCATGCTCGGCCGTGTGAGTGAACTTCCGTTGACCGTGCGTGGCGCGCCCGAGGCGCGCCGTGGCGTGCTCGTGAAGCGGCCTAAGCCCATTCAAGAACGCCGCATCGATCTCCCCACAATGGGTGTGCGTACGATTGAAGGCGCCGCCAAAGCGGGACTCGCTGGCATCGCGGTGGAGGCGGGCGGCGCGCTTGTCGTGCGCCGTGATGAGGTAATTGCCGCCGCTGATCGTGCTGGCATCTTTGTTGTCGGCTTCACGCCGGCGGATGTCGGCGAAGCGTGA